In the genome of Thermodesulfobacteriota bacterium, one region contains:
- a CDS encoding dienelactone hydrolase family protein: MARGESRIPIEIPADSVTLEGEINLPKEAKGVVIFAHGSGSSRLSPRNVFVARVLQSAGLGTLLFDLLTKEEDLIYENRFDIPLLGRRLKAATIWVKDQVRTSSPQVGYFGASTGAAAAIMAAAELGEEVKAIVSRGGRPDLAKKALGQVLAPTLFIVGGNDRFVLKLNRDAMLHMKNITELKVIPGASHLFEEPGTLEEVARLAAEWFTKYLNIDLARR; this comes from the coding sequence ATGGCCAGAGGAGAATCTCGAATCCCGATAGAAATACCAGCCGACTCCGTAACCCTCGAGGGGGAAATCAACCTTCCGAAGGAAGCAAAAGGGGTAGTGATATTTGCCCATGGAAGCGGTAGCTCGCGCCTGAGCCCTAGAAACGTATTCGTGGCCCGGGTATTACAATCTGCTGGGCTCGGCACTCTCCTCTTTGACCTCCTTACCAAAGAAGAGGACCTAATTTATGAAAACCGCTTCGATATTCCTCTTCTTGGTCGCCGCCTGAAAGCAGCCACTATATGGGTAAAGGATCAAGTTCGTACCAGCTCCCCTCAAGTCGGTTATTTCGGTGCAAGCACGGGAGCGGCTGCCGCAATCATGGCTGCCGCAGAATTAGGCGAGGAAGTTAAGGCCATAGTCTCGCGGGGAGGACGTCCCGACCTGGCAAAGAAGGCTCTGGGACAGGTTCTGGCACCTACCCTTTTTATCGTGGGAGGAAATGACCGCTTCGTACTCAAGCTAAACCGTGATGCGATGCTGCACATGAAGAATATAACAGAGCTAAAAGTAATCCCCGGGGCAAGTCATCTTTTTGAAGAACCAGGAACACTAGAAGAAGTAGCTCGCTTAGCAGCAGAATGGTTCACTAAATATCTAAATATCGACCTGGCTAGACGCTAA